The DNA region TCGCTGGCCGGAACCAAGGACCGACCCCGAGCAATCCACTCTTGCCAAGGAGCTCCACCATGACCGAAGTCACATCCGCCGCCGCGCGAGATCAGCTCGTGGCGGACATGAAGGCCGTGATCGCTGATGCCGAGACCCTGCTCAAGGCCACGGCGGGAGAAACGGGAGAGCGCATCGCGGCCGCCCGCTCTCGCGCCGAGGTAACGCTGAAGGCGGCCAAGACCCGACTGACCGACATGGATGCCGCGGTGCGCGAGCACG from Candidatus Eisenbacteria bacterium includes:
- a CDS encoding DUF883 family protein; the encoded protein is MTEVTSAAARDQLVADMKAVIADAETLLKATAGETGERIAAARSRAEVTLKAAKTRLTDMDAAVREHAKDAAKAADDFVHENPWGAIGVAAVAGLVIGVLISRR